Below is a window of 'Nostoc azollae' 0708 DNA.
CACCCATGGAAAAGAAATTGGTGAGAGGTTTGCTTTGTGGTTGTAGTCCTGCGGAAGTAGCCAAAAAAGTTTATCAAAGTAGCACTAGCAGCACTGTCAGAGTTTATCTTTGTAATGAATTATATAAATACATACAAGATATGCTGAGTAATCAGGCAGGATGCTTAATTAAAGTGAAAAACTGGAGTCATGTAACTCATTTATTAGAAAAAGCTGGGTATAAAAGAACTGATTTTAAATACCATCAATAACCAAATTGATCACAAATACCAGGGAGGAATAAACTGAATTACCAAAAGTTGAAGCAACCAAAATTCAATATCCGGGTCAAGCTGTTGATATCAGTGGCTTCTGTGGAAGAAACACAGAACTCACCAGAGTTTCAGAATGGATTGTCAATCAGCGTTGTCAGTTCGTTATAGTTTTGGTAATGGGTGGAATTGGTAAAACTGCTTTTTCTATCAAGTTAGCACAGGAGATTGAAGATCAGTTTGATTATGTGATCTGGCGATCGCTCCATCTATGCCGTAAGATAGATGCAATAGAGAGGGCCGGAAATTTAGAAATTATGTGTCTGGCTTTCCATAGTGTTAAGATTAGGAAAGAGCCAAGGAAAGAGTCAGGTTTGGGAATAGTTACGGATAGTTCCTATCCATGAAGATGTTGATGACAAATTCATAACTGACCTCATATCCATAACATGTATGAAATGGGCAACACTGATGAACCAATTCCTAATGTGACTAAACCACAAATCCTAAGAATTACTTGTGAGTAAATTGGGGAATCCAGGGGAAATCTTTGGGGAAATCTTTGTTGAGGTACCCGGAATGTTTTTACAAGTCTAATGACCTGTTCAAAAAAAATAGCCTTGGTGGAAAACTCTTTGTTTCCTGCCTTTTGTTCTGAGTCGCCATGGCATAATCGCTATAATCTTTTTCTACCTGTTCAAGGAGACTAACAGGGAAAACATTTGGTAATATCTCTAGCCAGTAATGAAATGTGTCCTTTGCTTCCGTTTTCCATATACCGAAATGGAAATCTAAAACCTCAAATATTGGCATTTCCCTCCACTAGAACAAGCATAGACATACCTGTTCTTTTATCTCTAGTTTCCCTTTCCCCCCTCCTCCTTTCTGATTTATATCTATGTTTTTACTTTCTATGTCACCTTGAAGTTTTTTATGCTGCATTTCACCTTGGGCTAACAAGTCTTGAAACTGATGGTTAGTTATTCCCAGTATTTGTTTTCTACGATGTGGATATTCTTGAATATAGTTAATTTAGTGGATTTTTCCTTTTGGTACACCCTCAAAATTCCCTTCTAGCATTTTTTTCACACCAAGTTCATTTTCCTGACAGGTTAACTGATTGAAAACCAAGCTGATTTTGAAAGGGAGAAAGGTGAAGTATATGCCTCGATTCTTGGATGATTTCTGGGATTACTATCCAGATTTACTCCCTTACAAAGATGCACCCAGTGAGCAAAAGGCTGGAAAACTCCGGTCTGAGTTTTGGAAACTTTAGGATACTAAAAGTGGTTATCAACAGTTGGATGAGCAAAAACAGTTAACGCTCCTGAAAATTGCGGAGTTCTTATATGTTTGAGAGCATCCTGAATTACCTTTGCACCATCGTCCGGCAGAGTTAGCTGCCGGACGATGGTGCAGCGACGTAATATTAGTTATGCCACTCAAACTCTAGAAGGTACTCAGGCGTGGGAGACTTTTATGTCTCTTGTTCCTACTACTCGTAAGTTAGGTATCGGCTTTTTTGAGTATGTCCATGACCGCATTTCTCACACTAGGAAAATCCCGATTTTAGCAACTATTCTTCGTGAGCAGTCTTCTCTTAATTCCTTTGGTTGTTCATCGATGCCCCAATAACTCCTTCCCCGAAATATTCAGGAGATACATTGTTCCTAATAGTAATTTCCCAGCTTTTAGAACGCTTCTCAGCTTTATATTGCCATTTGAGCAAGTGCATGACAATTAATTTCAGATAGCTCCGGAAAGCTTTCTTTTCACTTCCTCCCAAAGTTTCAAGTTCCTCAATTAAGTTTTCAATATCCACAGATTGAAATTCATAATCTCGTAATTTTCCTATCTTAGTTTCAAACCACAGAGAACAATCTTGATTGTATAATGTTTCTTGAGTTTGAAGTTTCATGGCTTTTTATACTGTAAAATACAGCCTTTCTCCAGCCTTGATCCTATTCTACAATCATCATCTCATCTTTTAAATCTCGGTATGTCATTCCGTTAGTTTATGTGTAATAGATATCATTGGTTATAACTCAAGAAGAAGAGCCAATGACCAATAGCTGTAGATTGGTAATTTCTGCTAAATTTTTTCACATCAATCCATACTCAGCTTTGACAATCTGAAGAGAAAACGTTTTTTCTCATACTTATGAATTTGTTGATACTGCCAATTTCTAATAAAGCAGAGCGCCAATCCCAAAAATCAGGAGCGCGATAGATAAAATAGCTAATTAAAAATGGACGCGCTAAAAAAACAAAACTAATAGGAATATTATCTCTAAACAGTTCTCTTTTTTGGTTTAAGTGATTTAAGATGTGTGGTACTTTGGTTAAATTACTAAATTTATCTTCTGTAATTTGTCCAAAATTTTCTTGTTCATACTGGTAGAGTGAATGTTCTAAACCTGTAATTAATAAAACATCAAATTGTTGATTATTATAAAGCTCAAGCACTCTTTCATATAAAGTATCAATTGGCTCAATTAAACGCAAAACTCCGACTTTCTTATTTGGCAAATCATAGATTATTTTGGTAATTATTTTTTCATCGTCTAACGGTGTAGACTGCACGAAATATAAGCCAAATTTTCTGTTGCGTGTCAGATGGCTAATTAAGTCTTGATATTCTTCTTTTTCATCAGGGAGTAAGTCTTCATCCAAATGGCTATAATTTTTCATCATGGAAGTTTTTCTATAGCTTCTTTAAATTCCTGAATGCCTTGAATAAGTGGGTGAATATCGTACCAGCGTTGCATTTCCCCTTCTTCATCCAAGTAGCGATACTCTAACAAACAACGATTAAACATCAAACTCCGATACTGATCATCGTTAATGATCCGCTTAGAACGGGATACTTCTGCTAACAAACTCCATTGATGGTTTTCTACAGCACGGCGATAAGTGTCTCTAGCTTGCGTAATGGCGCGTCGAACTGCTCTTTCGGAAATTGGTAAATTTTGAGTGCGTCCAATCGCATCCTGAGTTAACAATAGCAAATTTCTGACATGACCTCCACTCATTAAACAAAGTCGTTCTAGGGTTTCTAGACTGTCAAATATTGCAGTTTCTATAGGTTTATTGGGCGAAAACTGTTTAATCCGCCGAGAAATTACTTCTTTAACCTTATTTATTCCGGGTTGATAAATTTCACCTTTGGGAGTACGAACCATCACCATTGGTAAAATTTGAGGATCACCGTATATATCACGTAAGTCTGTTGCTCTTGTGGAATAGACCATTGCAATGGGTACAGTATAAATTAGGTGGCAATCTAAAGATTTTAGTTGTTCACACCGATCTAAAAAAACTTCTTCATAATTTGTACGTTCACCATCTTTAACTAAAACCATTCGGTCTAAGTTATCAACAATTACCGCTAGTTGATTACAGTTGGCGGGTAGACGCTTTTTTACATCCGTAAGAAATTCATTTAAAACTTTAATTAAAGTGACAGTATGAGGATTTACTCTTTCTCGAATTTCTTGACGTAGTTCGGGAACGGCTCTTAAATTTGCTGTTAATTTGGCGAACTGACAAATTTGTAGTTCTACATTCATGTCCTCAATCTGAATTTCAGTTAGTGCCAAATCTTTTAAATCTTGCCAACGATCTTTCAGCCAATTTAGCACTGGTTTAGGATTACC
It encodes the following:
- a CDS encoding DUF29 domain-containing protein, whose protein sequence is MKLQTQETLYNQDCSLWFETKIGKLRDYEFQSVDIENLIEELETLGGSEKKAFRSYLKLIVMHLLKWQYKAEKRSKSWEITIRNNVSPEYFGEGVIGASMNNQRN
- a CDS encoding ATP-binding protein; amino-acid sequence: MTNNSELLKNLYNAFNPFQPLPAGDPNYVDCQAVRGDADILEELGNRIQLASQNTCQLYSGHRGAGKSTELLRLKEYLEARQCYVVYFAADEEDIDSEDAQYTDILLACTRRLLQELRTMGNPKPVLNWLKDRWQDLKDLALTEIQIEDMNVELQICQFAKLTANLRAVPELRQEIRERVNPHTVTLIKVLNEFLTDVKKRLPANCNQLAVIVDNLDRMVLVKDGERTNYEEVFLDRCEQLKSLDCHLIYTVPIAMVYSTRATDLRDIYGDPQILPMVMVRTPKGEIYQPGINKVKEVISRRIKQFSPNKPIETAIFDSLETLERLCLMSGGHVRNLLLLTQDAIGRTQNLPISERAVRRAITQARDTYRRAVENHQWSLLAEVSRSKRIINDDQYRSLMFNRCLLEYRYLDEEGEMQRWYDIHPLIQGIQEFKEAIEKLP